The following proteins come from a genomic window of Streptomyces sp. GS7:
- a CDS encoding transglycosylase family protein yields the protein MTGAGLALPLFAASGAHAADTATWDKVAQCESGGVWSANAGNGFYGGLQLTQEMWDGYGGSAYASRPDLASRAQQIAVAEAILDDRGPDAFPGCAANAGLTKDGRTPDVDPGSTTKPSPRPSHSHTADPSNGSDDDSGTAGPSGSAPGPDTPGSTDPGDQGDQGGQGNQGDHGNHGDKGNRGDHGNKGDKGDKGDKGDRPTDPTTDPTTDPTGSSATPSPSGTASPGPGDDRSAPSVPPGRGKHRGAPDDGEGKGDGRNGSGDSGKGRGTGAGPDEDRGDDPAGSPGGHASRGGDAHGTPPAGADRYLVRPGDTLSAIAGSHGLPGGWPALYAHNKDVVGADADLIRPGQLLDLGHGEG from the coding sequence GTGACCGGCGCGGGCCTCGCCCTGCCGCTGTTCGCCGCCAGCGGCGCCCACGCCGCCGACACCGCCACCTGGGACAAGGTCGCCCAGTGCGAGAGCGGCGGGGTGTGGAGTGCGAACGCGGGCAACGGCTTCTACGGCGGCCTCCAGCTCACCCAGGAGATGTGGGACGGCTACGGCGGCTCGGCCTACGCCTCCCGCCCCGACCTCGCCAGCCGCGCGCAGCAGATCGCCGTGGCCGAGGCCATACTCGACGACCGCGGCCCGGACGCCTTCCCCGGCTGCGCGGCCAACGCCGGCCTCACCAAGGACGGCCGGACGCCGGACGTCGACCCCGGCAGCACGACCAAGCCCTCCCCGCGCCCGTCGCACTCGCACACCGCCGACCCCTCCAACGGGTCGGACGACGACTCGGGCACCGCCGGCCCGTCCGGTTCGGCACCCGGACCCGACACCCCGGGCTCTACGGACCCCGGCGACCAGGGCGATCAGGGTGGCCAGGGCAACCAGGGCGACCACGGCAACCATGGTGACAAGGGCAACCGGGGCGACCACGGCAACAAGGGCGACAAGGGCGACAAGGGGGACAAGGGTGACCGCCCCACGGACCCCACCACGGACCCCACCACCGACCCCACCGGCTCGTCGGCGACCCCGTCGCCGTCCGGTACGGCCTCTCCCGGGCCCGGCGACGACCGGTCGGCCCCGTCCGTGCCGCCCGGCCGGGGCAAGCACCGCGGCGCCCCGGACGACGGCGAGGGCAAGGGTGACGGCAGGAACGGCAGCGGCGACAGCGGCAAGGGCCGCGGCACCGGCGCGGGCCCGGACGAGGACCGGGGTGACGACCCCGCCGGCTCCCCGGGCGGCCACGCCTCCCGCGGCGGTGACGCGCACGGCACGCCCCCGGCGGGTGCCGACCGGTACCTCGTGCGTCCCGGTGACACCCTGTCAGCGATCGCCGGGAGCCATGGCCTGCCCGGCGGCTGGCCCGCGCTCTACGCGCACAACAAGGACGTCGTCGGCGCCGACGCGGACCTGATTCGCCCAGGTCAGCTGCTCGATCTCGGGCACGGGGAAGGGTAG
- a CDS encoding transglycosylase family protein has translation MLINKGKHRRSSKAVRVATLAGVAGAAVAVPLMGATSASAASVATWDKVAQCESGGNWSINTGNGYYGGLQFSNSSWAAAGGTKYAARADLATKAQQIAVAEKLLAIQGPGAWSCAGAGNLTAGGPAANVDPSGSAVKKSQGTTETRKKAEGTTKKSAPVREKAQPAPQHSHRSGETYTVKSGDTLAKIAKAHGTNWKALYAANKSVVGGNPNLIFPGQKLSV, from the coding sequence ATGCTGATCAACAAGGGCAAGCACCGTCGCAGCTCCAAGGCCGTCCGCGTCGCCACCCTGGCCGGTGTCGCCGGTGCCGCCGTCGCCGTGCCGCTGATGGGCGCCACCTCCGCCTCCGCGGCCTCGGTCGCCACCTGGGACAAGGTCGCCCAGTGCGAGTCCGGCGGCAACTGGTCGATCAACACCGGTAACGGCTACTACGGTGGCCTGCAGTTCTCGAACTCCAGCTGGGCCGCCGCCGGTGGCACCAAGTACGCGGCCCGCGCCGACCTGGCCACCAAGGCCCAGCAGATCGCCGTCGCCGAGAAGCTGCTCGCCATCCAGGGCCCGGGTGCCTGGTCCTGCGCCGGCGCCGGCAACCTGACCGCCGGTGGCCCGGCCGCCAACGTCGACCCGTCCGGCTCCGCCGTCAAGAAGAGCCAGGGCACCACCGAGACCCGCAAGAAGGCCGAGGGCACCACCAAGAAGTCCGCCCCGGTCCGCGAGAAGGCCCAGCCGGCCCCGCAGCACTCGCACCGCTCCGGCGAGACCTACACCGTGAAGTCCGGTGACACCCTCGCCAAGATCGCCAAGGCGCACGGCACCAACTGGAAGGCGCTGTACGCGGCCAACAAGTCCGTCGTCGGCGGCAACCCGAACCTCATCTTCCCGGGCCAGAAGCTCAGCGTCTGA
- the eno gene encoding phosphopyruvate hydratase, producing MPSIDVVVAREILDSRGNPTVEVEVGLDDGSTGRAGVPSGASTGAFEAIELRDGDPNRYLGKGVEKAVLAVIEQIGPELVGYDATEQRLIDQAMFDLDATDNKGSLGANAILGVSLAVAHAAAEASDLPLFRYLGGPNAHILPVPMMNILNGGSHADSNVDIQEFMIAPIGAESFSEALRWGAEVYHTLKKVLKERGLSTGLGDEGGFAPNLGSNREALDLILEAIKQAGYAPGQDIALALDVAASEFYKDGKYQFEGKDRSAAEMTEYYEELVAAYPLVSIEDPLFEDDWAGWKVITDKLGAKVQLVGDDLFVTNPERLARGIEEGSANALLVKVNQIGSLTETLDAVELAQRNGFKCMMSHRSGETEDVTIADLAVATNCGQIKTGAPARSERVAKYNQLLRIEEILDDAAVYAGRSAFPRFKG from the coding sequence GTGCCGTCCATCGACGTCGTCGTAGCCCGCGAAATTCTCGACTCGCGAGGTAATCCCACGGTCGAGGTCGAGGTCGGCCTCGACGACGGCAGCACCGGCCGTGCCGGCGTGCCGTCCGGTGCCTCGACCGGCGCCTTCGAGGCCATCGAGCTTCGCGACGGCGACCCGAACCGCTACCTGGGCAAGGGTGTGGAGAAGGCCGTCCTCGCCGTCATCGAGCAGATCGGCCCGGAGCTGGTCGGCTACGACGCGACCGAGCAGCGGCTGATCGACCAGGCGATGTTCGACCTGGACGCCACCGACAACAAGGGCTCGCTCGGCGCCAACGCCATCCTCGGCGTCTCCCTCGCCGTCGCGCACGCCGCCGCCGAGGCCAGCGACCTGCCGCTGTTCCGCTACCTGGGCGGCCCGAACGCGCACATCCTGCCCGTCCCGATGATGAACATCCTGAACGGCGGCTCGCACGCCGACTCCAACGTGGACATCCAGGAGTTCATGATCGCCCCGATCGGCGCGGAGTCCTTCTCCGAGGCGCTGCGCTGGGGCGCGGAGGTCTACCACACCCTCAAGAAGGTCCTCAAGGAGCGCGGCCTGTCCACCGGCCTCGGCGACGAGGGCGGCTTCGCCCCGAACCTCGGCTCCAACCGCGAGGCCCTCGACCTCATCCTGGAGGCCATCAAGCAGGCCGGCTACGCCCCCGGCCAGGACATCGCGCTGGCGCTGGACGTCGCCGCCTCCGAGTTCTACAAGGACGGCAAGTACCAGTTCGAGGGCAAGGACCGCTCGGCCGCCGAGATGACCGAGTACTACGAGGAGCTGGTGGCGGCCTACCCGCTCGTCTCCATCGAGGACCCGCTGTTCGAGGACGACTGGGCCGGCTGGAAGGTCATCACCGACAAGCTCGGCGCCAAGGTGCAGCTGGTCGGCGACGACCTCTTCGTCACCAACCCGGAGCGCCTGGCCCGCGGCATCGAGGAGGGCTCCGCCAACGCCCTGCTGGTGAAGGTCAACCAGATCGGCTCGCTGACCGAGACCCTGGACGCCGTCGAGCTGGCCCAGCGCAACGGCTTCAAGTGCATGATGTCGCACCGCTCCGGTGAGACCGAGGACGTCACCATCGCCGACCTCGCCGTCGCCACCAACTGCGGCCAGATCAAGACCGGCGCCCCGGCCCGCTCCGAGCGCGTCGCCAAGTACAACCAGCTGCTGCGCATCGAGGAGATCCTCGACGACGCCGCGGTCTACGCGGGCCGCAGCGCCTTCCCGCGCTTCAAGGGCTGA